In one window of Zhihengliuella sp. ISTPL4 DNA:
- a CDS encoding NAD(P)H-dependent glycerol-3-phosphate dehydrogenase, whose protein sequence is MTPKRTAPAGPRVAVIGAGSWGTTFGKILADGGAHVTMWARRAELAHEIDEAKRNSRYLPGINLPRTMAATHELATALDGVDQVYLSVPSQSLRENLKALRPLIASGDAKIVSLMKGVERGTGLRMSQVIQQELQCDPDRIAVASGPNLALEIAREQPTAAVISSRSQETADVVARAARNSYFRTFVNTDVIGTEFGGVLKNLIAVAIGIVDGVGYGENTKASIITRGLVEMTDFAVANGAQPETLQGLAGLGDLIATCQSPLSRNNTAGRLLGQGYSFQDVVKQMQQTAEGLASVAPVLQLAREADVHMPIVEQVKMVLDGKMDPRDIAPHLTTDDDTPQGERTNHGQADGGGALRRALQRAFDQFRNGGGSAGRDRS, encoded by the coding sequence TTGACCCCTAAGAGAACCGCGCCGGCCGGACCCCGTGTCGCCGTGATCGGCGCCGGCAGCTGGGGCACCACGTTCGGCAAGATCCTCGCCGACGGTGGTGCCCACGTGACGATGTGGGCGCGCCGTGCCGAGCTCGCCCACGAGATCGACGAGGCGAAACGCAACTCGCGCTACCTGCCGGGGATCAATCTGCCCCGCACCATGGCGGCCACGCACGAGCTGGCCACCGCGCTCGACGGCGTGGATCAGGTGTACCTCTCCGTGCCGAGTCAATCGCTCCGCGAGAACCTCAAGGCGCTGCGCCCGCTGATCGCCTCCGGCGACGCGAAGATCGTCAGCCTCATGAAGGGCGTCGAGCGGGGCACCGGCCTGCGCATGAGCCAGGTCATCCAGCAGGAGCTGCAGTGCGATCCCGACCGGATCGCCGTCGCCTCCGGCCCCAACCTCGCCCTGGAGATCGCGCGGGAGCAGCCGACCGCGGCCGTGATCTCGTCGCGCAGCCAGGAGACCGCGGACGTCGTGGCCCGGGCAGCGCGCAATTCCTACTTTCGCACGTTCGTGAACACCGACGTCATCGGCACGGAATTCGGCGGGGTGCTCAAGAACCTCATCGCGGTCGCCATCGGCATCGTCGACGGCGTGGGCTACGGCGAGAACACGAAGGCCTCGATCATCACCCGCGGCCTCGTCGAGATGACCGATTTCGCGGTCGCGAACGGTGCGCAGCCAGAGACGCTGCAGGGGTTGGCCGGTCTCGGCGACCTCATCGCGACCTGCCAGTCGCCGCTGAGCCGCAACAACACCGCCGGGCGGCTGCTCGGGCAGGGCTACAGTTTCCAGGATGTCGTGAAGCAGATGCAGCAGACCGCGGAAGGGCTGGCGTCGGTCGCCCCCGTCCTGCAGCTCGCCCGCGAAGCCGATGTGCACATGCCGATCGTCGAGCAGGTGAAGATGGTGCTCGACGGCAAGATGGATCCCCGAGACATCGCCCCGCATCTCACGACGGACGACGACACCCCGCAGGGGGAGAGGACCAACCATGGACAAGCAGACGGTGGTGGTGCTCTTCGGAGGGCGCTCCAGCGAGCATTCGATCAGTTCCGCAACGGCGGGGGGAGTGCTGGGCGCGATCGATCGTGA
- a CDS encoding lysophospholipid acyltransferase family protein, with product MASRSPEKTRPSVFWPLAAIVVPLVTLIAKVRIIGAEKLPREGAFVLAPNHYSEFDPLIVALVVWRIGRAPRFMAKESLFRVPVLGWFLRKTGMIPVARTSSASSAKQTMAQSEALVEHGRGVIVYPEGTLTRDPDMWPMRGKSGAVRLALADGIPLIPMAQWGTQAIMGRYQKGLSLWPLRKPVTVIVGDPVDVSDLRGRAGEPAALTEATNRLMNAITALLEQVRGEKAPAERWNPASHGQKETGRLDP from the coding sequence ATGGCTTCCCGGTCGCCGGAGAAGACACGGCCGAGCGTGTTCTGGCCACTCGCGGCGATCGTCGTCCCGCTGGTGACGCTGATTGCGAAGGTCCGCATCATCGGTGCGGAGAAGCTCCCTCGCGAGGGCGCGTTCGTGCTGGCGCCGAACCACTACTCCGAGTTCGATCCGCTGATCGTCGCCTTGGTGGTCTGGCGGATCGGGCGCGCTCCGCGGTTCATGGCCAAGGAGAGCCTCTTCCGCGTGCCGGTGCTCGGATGGTTCCTGCGCAAGACGGGCATGATCCCCGTCGCGCGCACCTCGTCGGCATCCTCCGCGAAGCAGACGATGGCCCAGTCCGAGGCTCTCGTGGAGCACGGCCGCGGTGTCATCGTGTACCCGGAGGGCACCCTGACCCGCGACCCCGACATGTGGCCGATGCGCGGCAAGTCGGGAGCGGTGCGGCTCGCCCTCGCCGACGGCATCCCGCTCATCCCGATGGCGCAGTGGGGAACCCAGGCGATCATGGGGCGCTACCAGAAGGGGCTGAGCCTCTGGCCGCTCCGCAAGCCCGTCACCGTCATCGTCGGCGACCCCGTCGACGTCTCCGACCTCCGCGGCCGCGCGGGTGAGCCGGCAGCGCTGACGGAGGCCACCAACCGCCTCATGAACGCGATCACCGCGCTGCTGGAGCAGGTACGCGGCGAGAAGGCCCCCGCGGAGCGCTGGAACCCGGCGAGCCACGGACAGAAGGAGACCGGACGCCTTGACCCCTAA
- the murA gene encoding UDP-N-acetylglucosamine 1-carboxyvinyltransferase: MTTPVRDALSDDVPALTGDVLAIRGGRPLRGRVDVKGAKNLATKAMVASLLGETTSVLRDVPAISDVAVVRSLLEVHGVRVSEGDEPGSLVFDPSDVESAHFEEIDAHAGASRIPILFCGPLLHRLGQAFIPDLGGCRIGDRPIDFHLDALRKFGAIVEKLPSGIRLSTGGTRLHGANIHLPYPSVGATEQVLLTAVRALGVTELRNAAIEPEIMDLIAVLQKMGAIISYEPNRVILIEGVEKLRGYDHRSIFDRNEAASWASAALATDGEIFVGGAKQQEMLTFLNVFRKAGGWFDIQEDGILFRRDGDIKPVVIETDVHPGFMTDWQQPLVVALTQAHGRSVVHETVYENRMGFTEALVKMGADIVVHPRGLQDGPRRVPRRDLEQAAVITGPTPLHGADIVVPDLRGGYSHVIAALTATGESKVSGVDILSRGYEKFLAKLDALGADFDVLR; encoded by the coding sequence ATGACGACACCCGTGCGCGACGCTCTCTCCGATGACGTCCCGGCGCTGACCGGAGACGTCCTCGCCATCCGCGGAGGCCGTCCGCTGCGCGGACGCGTCGACGTCAAGGGCGCGAAGAACCTCGCCACCAAAGCGATGGTCGCGTCCCTGCTCGGGGAGACCACGAGCGTGCTGCGCGACGTGCCGGCCATCAGCGACGTCGCCGTGGTGCGCTCGCTGCTCGAGGTGCACGGTGTCCGGGTGTCGGAGGGCGACGAGCCCGGTTCCCTGGTGTTCGACCCCAGCGACGTCGAGTCGGCTCACTTCGAGGAGATCGACGCCCACGCCGGCGCCTCCCGGATTCCGATCTTGTTCTGCGGCCCGCTGCTGCACCGTCTCGGCCAGGCGTTCATCCCCGACCTCGGCGGGTGCCGCATCGGCGACCGGCCGATCGACTTCCACCTGGACGCGCTGCGCAAGTTCGGCGCGATCGTGGAGAAGCTCCCCAGCGGCATCCGCCTCTCGACCGGCGGCACCCGTCTGCATGGCGCGAACATCCACCTGCCGTACCCGAGCGTCGGCGCCACGGAGCAGGTGCTCCTGACCGCGGTGCGCGCGTTGGGCGTCACCGAGCTGCGCAACGCGGCCATCGAGCCCGAGATCATGGACCTCATCGCCGTCCTGCAGAAGATGGGCGCGATCATCTCCTACGAGCCGAACCGCGTGATCCTCATCGAGGGCGTCGAGAAGCTGCGCGGCTACGACCACCGGTCGATCTTCGACCGCAACGAGGCGGCGTCGTGGGCCTCGGCCGCTCTCGCCACCGACGGAGAGATCTTCGTCGGGGGCGCCAAGCAGCAGGAGATGCTCACGTTCCTCAACGTCTTCCGCAAGGCGGGCGGCTGGTTCGACATCCAGGAGGACGGCATCCTCTTCCGTCGCGACGGCGACATCAAGCCGGTCGTGATCGAGACTGACGTGCACCCGGGCTTCATGACCGACTGGCAGCAGCCGCTCGTCGTCGCCCTCACCCAGGCCCACGGCCGCTCGGTCGTGCACGAGACCGTGTACGAGAACCGGATGGGCTTCACCGAGGCTCTGGTCAAGATGGGCGCCGACATCGTCGTGCATCCGCGCGGACTGCAGGACGGCCCGCGGCGCGTCCCGCGTCGCGACCTGGAGCAGGCCGCCGTCATCACCGGACCCACGCCCCTCCACGGCGCCGACATCGTCGTGCCTGACCTGCGCGGCGGCTACAGCCACGTGATCGCGGCGCTGACGGCCACCGGCGAGTCGAAGGTGTCGGGCGTCGACATCCTGAGCCGTGGATACGAGAAGTTCCTCGCCAAGCTCGACGCGCTCGGCGCCGACTTCGACGTCCTCCGGTGA
- the leuD gene encoding 3-isopropylmalate dehydratase small subunit — MEKFTTHTGIAAPLKRSNVDTDQIIPAVFLKRVTKTGFEDALFHGWRQDPAFVLNQAPYQGASILVAGPDFGTGSSREHAVWALRDFGFKVVLSPRFADIFRGNAGKQGLLAATISEADLERFWAFMDAVPGARMTVDLEARTAAIGDPTGGAESGFQADIGIDDYTRWRLLEGLDDIGLTLRNEDKIAQFEARRESWRPRTLPVQ, encoded by the coding sequence ATGGAGAAGTTCACCACCCACACGGGCATCGCCGCTCCGCTGAAGCGGTCGAACGTCGACACCGACCAGATCATCCCGGCGGTGTTCCTGAAGCGCGTCACCAAGACCGGCTTCGAGGACGCGCTGTTCCACGGCTGGCGGCAGGACCCCGCCTTCGTGCTCAACCAAGCGCCGTACCAGGGGGCCTCCATCCTCGTCGCCGGGCCCGACTTCGGCACCGGTTCCAGCCGTGAGCACGCCGTCTGGGCACTTCGCGACTTCGGCTTCAAGGTCGTGCTGAGCCCCCGGTTCGCCGACATCTTCCGCGGGAACGCGGGAAAGCAGGGACTCCTCGCCGCGACCATCTCGGAAGCGGACCTGGAGCGGTTCTGGGCATTCATGGACGCTGTTCCCGGCGCGCGGATGACGGTCGACCTCGAGGCGCGCACCGCCGCCATCGGTGACCCCACCGGCGGCGCGGAGTCGGGCTTCCAGGCCGACATCGGGATCGACGATTACACTAGATGGCGGCTCCTCGAAGGGCTCGATGACATCGGGCTCACGCTGCGCAACGAAGACAAGATCGCGCAGTTCGAGGCCCGTCGCGAGTCGTGGCGGCCGCGGACCCTTCCCGTCCAGTGA
- the leuC gene encoding 3-isopropylmalate dehydratase large subunit gives MTTTAGADAARPRTLAEKVWDDHLVVKGEDGQPDLIYIDLHLVHEVTSPQAFDGLRSEGRPLRRLDLTIATEDHNTPTWEIDKPIADLTSRTQIETLRRNAAEFGVRLHSLGDAEQGIVHVVGPQLGLTMPGITVVCGDSHTSTHGAFGAMAFGIGTSEVEHVMATQTLPLKPFKTMAINVEGTLRPGVTAKDIILAVIAKIGTGGGQGYVLEYRGSAIRALSMEGRMTICNMSIEAGARAGMVAPDETTFAYLEGRPHAPKGQDWDDAVAYWRTLPTDEGATFDAEVFIDADELEPFVTWGTNPGQGSSLSAAVPNPAEIADPNERAAAERALEYMDLTPGTPLKEVPVDAVFMGSCTNSRIEDLRAFASIIQGKKKADGVRVMVVPGSARVRLEAEAEGLDRVIKDFGAEWRFAGCSMCLGMNPDQLAPGERCASTSNRNFEGRQGKGGRTHLVSPLVAAATAIRGTLSSPSDLEA, from the coding sequence ATGACCACCACCGCCGGTGCGGATGCCGCACGCCCCAGGACGCTCGCCGAGAAGGTCTGGGACGACCACCTCGTCGTCAAGGGCGAGGACGGCCAGCCCGACCTCATCTACATCGACCTGCATCTCGTGCACGAGGTCACCAGCCCGCAGGCCTTCGACGGCCTCCGCAGCGAGGGGCGGCCGCTGCGCCGGCTCGACCTGACGATCGCCACGGAGGACCACAACACGCCCACGTGGGAGATCGACAAGCCCATCGCCGATCTCACCAGCCGCACGCAGATCGAGACGCTGCGCCGCAACGCCGCAGAGTTCGGCGTGCGCCTGCACTCGCTGGGGGACGCGGAGCAGGGCATCGTGCACGTCGTCGGCCCGCAGCTCGGCCTCACCATGCCCGGGATCACCGTGGTCTGCGGCGACTCGCACACCTCGACGCACGGCGCGTTCGGCGCGATGGCGTTCGGCATCGGTACCAGCGAGGTCGAGCACGTCATGGCGACCCAGACGCTGCCGCTGAAGCCGTTCAAGACGATGGCCATCAACGTCGAGGGCACGCTGCGCCCCGGCGTCACGGCGAAGGACATCATCCTCGCCGTGATCGCCAAGATCGGGACGGGCGGCGGTCAGGGCTATGTGCTCGAGTACCGCGGCAGCGCGATCCGCGCGCTCTCCATGGAGGGCCGCATGACGATCTGCAACATGTCGATCGAGGCGGGCGCCCGCGCCGGCATGGTCGCCCCGGACGAGACGACGTTCGCCTACCTCGAGGGCCGTCCGCACGCGCCGAAGGGCCAGGACTGGGATGACGCGGTCGCCTACTGGCGCACGCTGCCCACGGACGAGGGCGCGACCTTCGACGCCGAGGTCTTCATCGACGCCGACGAGCTGGAGCCGTTCGTGACGTGGGGGACGAACCCCGGCCAGGGCAGCTCGCTCTCCGCCGCGGTGCCGAACCCGGCGGAGATCGCCGACCCGAACGAGCGGGCCGCCGCCGAGCGTGCGCTGGAGTACATGGACCTGACGCCGGGTACGCCCCTCAAGGAGGTCCCGGTCGACGCGGTGTTCATGGGCTCGTGCACGAACAGCCGCATCGAGGACCTCCGCGCCTTCGCCTCCATCATCCAGGGAAAGAAGAAGGCCGACGGTGTCCGGGTGATGGTCGTCCCCGGCTCGGCGCGCGTCCGACTCGAGGCCGAGGCCGAGGGCCTGGACCGGGTCATCAAGGACTTCGGGGCGGAGTGGCGCTTCGCGGGGTGCTCGATGTGCCTGGGCATGAACCCCGATCAGCTCGCTCCGGGGGAGCGCTGCGCCTCCACGTCGAACCGCAACTTCGAAGGACGCCAGGGCAAGGGGGGCCGCACGCACCTCGTGTCCCCGCTCGTGGCGGCGGCGACCGCCATCCGCGGCACCCTGTCCAGCCCGAGCGACCTGGAGGCCTGA
- a CDS encoding O-acetylhomoserine aminocarboxypropyltransferase/cysteine synthase family protein, whose protein sequence is MTVETARFATRAVHAARGRAAAASRVTPIYLTAGFEFDDFDHAADHFGTGSGFGYTRTGNPTVHAVERQLASLESGADAVLVASGQAAVTTALLSVVGAGDHIVSSTHIYEGTRGLFLDNLARLEIETTFVDDIADPDAWREAVRPTTRALFAESLANARNDVLDVAAVSAVADEIAVPLIVDNTLATPALLRPLEHGAAIVVHSASKFLAGQGAVLGGVVIDDGRFDADRAGHNAPHLVLPGRGGTPSVFARHGGRARIGYARESVAPRFGASPSPLNAFLIGQGTETLGLRVERQSQNALAVARWLGAHDAVESVDYVGLPSHPHHETAVRYLQGGFGSIFTFTLRGGLPAARRFVEEVSVFTHMTHIGDVRSLVLHPGTTSHAQRTDEERRILGVGPGTLRLSIGIEDVEDLIGDLARVLESVRETVG, encoded by the coding sequence ATGACCGTCGAGACCGCCCGCTTCGCCACCCGCGCCGTCCACGCCGCGAGAGGCCGGGCCGCAGCCGCCTCCCGTGTGACGCCGATCTACCTGACGGCCGGGTTCGAATTCGACGACTTCGACCACGCCGCCGACCACTTCGGCACCGGTAGCGGATTCGGGTACACGCGCACCGGCAATCCGACGGTGCACGCGGTGGAGCGGCAGCTGGCGAGCCTGGAATCCGGTGCGGACGCCGTGCTCGTGGCCAGCGGACAGGCCGCCGTGACGACCGCCCTGCTCTCCGTCGTGGGGGCGGGCGATCACATCGTCTCCTCGACCCACATCTACGAGGGCACGCGAGGGCTGTTCCTGGACAACCTCGCGCGCCTCGAGATCGAGACGACCTTCGTGGACGACATCGCGGACCCGGATGCCTGGCGCGAGGCCGTGCGCCCGACGACCAGGGCCCTGTTCGCGGAGTCGCTCGCGAACGCGCGCAACGACGTGCTCGACGTGGCGGCGGTGAGCGCGGTGGCCGACGAGATCGCCGTCCCGCTGATCGTCGACAACACGCTGGCCACCCCGGCCCTCCTCCGGCCACTGGAGCACGGCGCGGCCATCGTGGTGCACTCGGCGTCGAAGTTCCTCGCGGGTCAGGGCGCGGTCCTCGGCGGCGTCGTGATCGACGACGGCCGGTTCGATGCCGACCGCGCCGGGCACAACGCTCCGCACCTCGTGCTGCCGGGACGGGGAGGTACCCCCAGCGTCTTCGCCCGGCACGGCGGTCGCGCCCGCATCGGGTACGCCAGGGAATCGGTGGCCCCGCGATTCGGCGCCTCCCCTTCGCCCCTCAACGCCTTCCTCATCGGCCAGGGCACCGAGACGCTCGGCCTGCGCGTGGAGCGCCAGTCACAGAATGCCCTCGCCGTCGCGCGCTGGCTCGGCGCGCACGATGCCGTGGAGAGCGTCGACTATGTCGGCCTGCCCTCGCACCCGCACCACGAGACCGCGGTGCGCTATCTGCAGGGCGGTTTCGGCTCCATCTTCACCTTCACCCTGCGCGGCGGCCTCCCCGCGGCCCGTCGCTTCGTGGAGGAGGTGTCCGTCTTCACGCACATGACCCACATCGGCGACGTGCGGTCGCTCGTGCTGCACCCGGGCACGACCAGCCATGCGCAACGCACCGACGAGGAGCGCCGCATCCTCGGGGTCGGGCCCGGCACCCTCCGACTGTCGATCGGCATCGAGGACGTCGAGGACCTGATCGGCGACCTGGCGCGGGTGCTCGAGAGCGTCCGGGAGACGGTGGGATGA
- a CDS encoding LLM class flavin-dependent oxidoreductase: protein MSRLQHFGWFLARGFGPQGWGYPSLDWDYDWTRPEIYQEAARTLEQAGFDLVIIEDSPSLGSADTIDLRVRHAFGGPKHDPLLLAPYLFQATRHLGVVPTVNPAASLPYTSARQFATLQHLSGHRLGLNVVTDTGSARHFSAAPQLGHDEAYDRAEEWLAGIRALWRSWDDGALVADPTSGVYADGTRMRAVQHRGANYAFDGPLNALPFTDGEPAIVSPGGSGRGLAFAGANSDVQLALAPLHEKSVREYRQRVHDAALARGRRPEDIKILFAIQPAITASAEEADRIVAASAHPDDAALAQIARKQSSDLETDLTALDLDRPLDLSIFGAHVSRGSIQRLIGDRGEHAPLRAHLTALARTGRLRDRTGFVGTAEEFADLIEELGDWGNDGVLLWGDFHPVTLHRTLDELVPILRRRGLLRREYAGGGLQVNLQSF, encoded by the coding sequence ATGAGCCGCCTGCAGCACTTCGGATGGTTCCTCGCCCGGGGGTTCGGCCCCCAGGGGTGGGGCTACCCGTCCCTCGACTGGGACTACGACTGGACGCGGCCCGAGATCTATCAGGAGGCGGCACGCACCTTGGAGCAGGCCGGCTTCGACCTCGTGATCATCGAGGACAGCCCATCGCTCGGTTCCGCGGACACGATCGACCTGCGGGTGCGTCATGCGTTCGGCGGTCCGAAGCACGACCCTCTCCTGCTTGCGCCGTATCTCTTCCAGGCGACCCGTCATCTCGGCGTGGTGCCCACCGTGAACCCGGCGGCCTCGCTGCCGTACACGTCGGCTCGCCAGTTCGCGACCCTGCAGCACCTGAGCGGGCACCGCCTCGGCCTCAACGTGGTCACCGACACCGGAAGCGCCCGGCACTTCTCGGCGGCCCCGCAGCTCGGCCACGACGAGGCGTACGACCGCGCCGAGGAGTGGCTCGCCGGCATCCGCGCGCTCTGGCGGAGCTGGGACGACGGCGCCCTCGTCGCCGACCCCACCTCCGGCGTCTACGCGGACGGCACCCGTATGCGCGCCGTGCAGCATCGCGGCGCGAACTACGCCTTCGACGGCCCGTTGAACGCCCTGCCCTTCACGGATGGCGAGCCGGCCATCGTCTCCCCCGGCGGCTCGGGGCGCGGCCTGGCGTTCGCCGGTGCCAACTCGGACGTGCAGCTCGCGCTGGCACCGTTGCACGAGAAGTCGGTGCGGGAGTATCGACAGCGCGTGCACGATGCCGCGCTCGCCCGAGGACGCCGTCCCGAAGACATCAAGATCCTCTTCGCGATCCAGCCCGCGATCACGGCGTCCGCCGAAGAGGCCGACCGGATCGTGGCCGCCTCCGCGCACCCGGATGACGCCGCCCTCGCACAGATCGCTCGAAAGCAGTCCAGCGACCTGGAGACCGATCTCACGGCCCTCGATCTCGACCGGCCCCTCGACCTCTCGATCTTCGGAGCCCATGTCTCCCGGGGGAGCATCCAGCGGCTGATCGGCGATCGCGGAGAACACGCCCCGCTCCGGGCGCATCTCACCGCGCTCGCCCGCACCGGCCGGTTGCGGGATCGCACAGGCTTCGTCGGTACGGCGGAGGAGTTCGCCGATCTCATCGAGGAGCTCGGCGACTGGGGCAACGACGGCGTGCTGCTCTGGGGCGACTTCCACCCCGTCACCCTGCACCGCACGCTCGACGAACTGGTGCCGATCCTCCGCCGCCGCGGACTCCTCCGCCGCGAGTACGCGGGCGGTGGGCTGCAGGTCAACCTGCAGTCGTTCTGA
- a CDS encoding TerC/Alx family metal homeostasis membrane protein: MDIPVWFEITSMVVLSIILIADLLLIRLRPHIPSTKESTLWVVFYVGLALLFAVLLGNVGGWKNAGDFITGWALEYSLSVDNLFVFVLIMVQFAVPRRLQQQVLMVGIIIALVLRGLFILVGVTIIENFSPIFYLFGAFLVYTAIRQAMPEGEHEDDVKRENFIVRLLRRRIDISETYDGSKIRTTVDGKRMWTPMIIVFITIGVTDLIFAIDSIPAIFEITTNGFLVFAANIFALMGLRQLYFLLGDLLDRLRYLHYGIAVILGFIGIKLILHALHVNELPFINGGEHVEWVPDIDNMVSLGVILVSMTVATVASLIASSREKRAEKRTAPVAD, translated from the coding sequence GTGGACATCCCCGTCTGGTTCGAGATCACCTCCATGGTGGTCCTTTCGATCATCCTGATCGCCGACCTGCTCCTCATCCGGCTGCGCCCGCACATCCCCTCCACCAAGGAGTCGACGCTCTGGGTCGTGTTCTACGTCGGGCTCGCGTTGCTCTTCGCGGTGCTGTTGGGCAACGTGGGCGGATGGAAGAACGCCGGAGACTTCATCACCGGCTGGGCACTGGAGTACAGCCTCTCCGTCGACAACCTGTTCGTCTTCGTGCTGATCATGGTGCAGTTCGCGGTGCCACGCCGCCTGCAGCAGCAGGTCCTCATGGTCGGCATCATCATCGCGCTGGTCCTTCGTGGGCTGTTCATCCTCGTCGGCGTGACGATCATCGAGAACTTCTCGCCGATCTTCTACCTGTTCGGCGCGTTCCTCGTCTACACGGCCATCCGTCAGGCGATGCCGGAGGGAGAGCACGAGGACGACGTCAAGCGCGAGAACTTCATCGTCCGCCTGCTCCGCCGCCGCATCGACATCAGCGAGACCTACGACGGCTCGAAGATCCGCACCACCGTCGACGGCAAGCGCATGTGGACGCCGATGATCATCGTGTTCATCACGATCGGCGTCACCGACCTCATCTTCGCGATCGACTCCATCCCGGCGATCTTCGAGATCACGACCAACGGCTTCCTCGTCTTCGCGGCCAACATCTTCGCGCTCATGGGGCTCCGCCAGCTCTACTTCCTGCTCGGCGACCTCCTGGACCGCCTGCGTTACCTGCACTACGGCATCGCCGTGATCCTCGGCTTCATCGGCATCAAGCTGATCCTGCACGCCCTGCACGTGAACGAGCTCCCGTTCATCAACGGCGGCGAGCACGTCGAGTGGGTGCCGGACATCGACAACATGGTGTCGCTCGGCGTGATCCTCGTGTCGATGACGGTCGCGACGGTCGCGAGCCTGATCGCCTCGTCTCGGGAGAAGCGCGCCGAGAAGCGCACCGCACCGGTCGCCGACTGA
- a CDS encoding RNA polymerase sigma factor — translation MPAQTSDQRWAAEAAAGDQSAFRALYRAHVRPVYWIAHGILGSPADAEDVTQETFVVAWRKLPGLVLQGESILPWLATICRFQAANRLRQRRRDQAHTTDAADDQLPDVVSVEEQVITAALAARIAAEVGTLSELDREIFRLCASEGYAYQAAADELGVTHAVVRNRLSRVRTQLRGAVKEVRDA, via the coding sequence ATGCCCGCGCAGACGAGTGACCAGCGATGGGCCGCCGAAGCGGCGGCCGGCGATCAGAGCGCCTTCCGCGCGCTCTATCGCGCCCACGTGCGACCCGTGTACTGGATCGCCCACGGAATCCTGGGCTCCCCTGCCGATGCGGAGGACGTGACGCAGGAGACCTTCGTGGTCGCCTGGCGCAAACTTCCGGGACTCGTGCTCCAGGGCGAGTCGATCCTGCCGTGGCTCGCGACGATCTGCCGGTTCCAGGCTGCGAACCGACTCCGTCAGCGCCGTCGCGACCAGGCGCACACGACGGATGCCGCGGACGACCAGCTCCCGGACGTGGTCAGCGTCGAGGAGCAGGTGATCACGGCCGCCCTCGCCGCACGGATCGCCGCGGAGGTGGGGACCCTGAGCGAGCTCGACCGGGAGATCTTCCGGCTGTGCGCGTCCGAGGGCTACGCCTATCAGGCCGCGGCCGATGAGCTCGGGGTGACCCATGCCGTCGTTCGGAACCGTCTCTCGCGTGTGCGCACCCAGCTGCGTGGCGCCGTCAAGGAAGTGAGGGACGCATGA
- a CDS encoding DUF4349 domain-containing protein yields MNDQTPQENLPPLTDTTVTRIEEAVFAEIQGERPPASPRAERARRRRRRWLTAGGIAAAFVVGVLVTPPILGAVGGAGSPVSTADGIVGWSADDAGSAVPDRAVDGAALPAPEGAVGSDAAASVAEEARDIVATAQASVQVKDIADAASAIGDLAVEHGGYVESTEVGKAVATDAPAERVPADSGYGWITIRVPADDMTTVIAALGDTGEVLSSSVTKQDVTSTAIDLRARIESTRASVQRLTELMGQSGSVADLIEAEVALTDRQAQLESYEQQLAALEDQVALSSLTVDLSRSGTAASADPAGFGDGLLAGWNGLVVSLNALVIAAGFLLPWLAVAAVVILAVWLVRRGRRRRKAAAASPRTEE; encoded by the coding sequence ATGAACGATCAGACGCCGCAGGAGAACCTTCCACCGCTGACGGACACGACGGTGACCCGGATCGAGGAGGCCGTGTTCGCCGAGATCCAGGGCGAGCGGCCGCCGGCATCGCCGCGCGCCGAGCGCGCCAGGAGGCGTCGCCGCCGGTGGCTCACAGCCGGCGGGATCGCGGCGGCCTTCGTCGTCGGAGTCCTGGTGACCCCGCCGATCCTCGGTGCCGTGGGAGGGGCCGGCTCTCCCGTGTCCACCGCGGACGGCATCGTGGGCTGGTCGGCGGACGACGCCGGATCAGCCGTGCCGGACCGCGCTGTCGACGGGGCGGCGCTTCCGGCTCCCGAAGGAGCCGTGGGATCGGATGCCGCCGCGTCCGTCGCCGAGGAGGCGCGGGACATCGTCGCCACCGCCCAGGCTTCGGTGCAGGTGAAGGACATCGCCGACGCCGCTTCCGCCATCGGCGACCTCGCCGTGGAGCACGGCGGCTACGTCGAGAGCACCGAGGTGGGCAAAGCGGTGGCGACGGATGCCCCCGCCGAGCGGGTCCCCGCGGACTCCGGATACGGCTGGATCACGATCCGCGTCCCCGCCGATGACATGACCACGGTGATCGCCGCCCTCGGCGACACGGGCGAGGTGCTCTCTTCCTCCGTCACCAAGCAGGACGTCACCTCCACTGCCATCGACCTGCGCGCCCGCATCGAGTCGACCCGCGCTTCGGTCCAGCGGCTCACAGAACTCATGGGACAGTCCGGCTCGGTCGCCGATCTCATCGAGGCCGAGGTCGCGCTCACTGACCGCCAGGCGCAGCTCGAGTCGTATGAACAGCAGCTCGCCGCTCTGGAGGACCAGGTGGCCCTGTCGTCGCTCACCGTGGACCTGTCCCGCAGCGGCACCGCGGCCTCAGCGGACCCCGCCGGTTTCGGTGACGGTCTGCTCGCAGGCTGGAACGGACTCGTGGTCTCGCTCAACGCTCTGGTGATCGCGGCGGGATTCCTCCTCCCCTGGCTCGCGGTCGCCGCCGTCGTCATCCTCGCCGTCTGGCTCGTCCGCCGCGGCCGACGTCGCCGGAAGGCGGCGGCCGCTTCGCCCCGCACGGAGGAATAG